A single genomic interval of Campylobacter concisus harbors:
- a CDS encoding lipid A biosynthesis lauroyl acyltransferase: protein MDRLYLASFYTLKFFIFLLPSSLRDLLAKFLAFAFMKLKKKRFHIVMTNLNLAFGESKTKEEKLEIAKKCYYNFAKYLGINFILNQNTTKQKVLEKVSFKNEHNLLEALKLDRPIIVTTAHFGQWELFSLAMAARFGAVSVLGRKLDSGVMNEILKANRSQFDVELIDKDGGAKDILKALKARRIVGILVDQNTAPKDGIKVKFFDKDVLHTPAASVLAQKTNALIINAFIYQKDENISEICFSPAIDINKFDKEEAVQKVTQMQCSACEEVVRARPEEYFWFHQRFKRFYEKEYEC from the coding sequence TAGCTCACTTAGAGATTTACTTGCTAAATTTTTAGCGTTTGCGTTTATGAAACTTAAAAAAAAGAGATTTCATATCGTTATGACAAATTTAAATCTTGCATTTGGTGAGTCAAAAACCAAGGAAGAGAAGCTAGAGATCGCTAAAAAATGTTACTACAACTTTGCAAAATATCTTGGTATAAATTTTATCCTCAATCAAAACACGACAAAGCAAAAAGTGCTTGAAAAAGTTAGTTTTAAAAATGAGCATAATCTGCTTGAAGCGCTTAAGCTTGATCGTCCGATTATCGTGACGACCGCGCATTTTGGGCAGTGGGAGCTTTTTAGCTTAGCAATGGCTGCTCGTTTTGGTGCAGTCTCAGTACTTGGTAGAAAGCTTGATAGTGGCGTCATGAATGAAATTTTAAAGGCGAACAGATCGCAGTTTGACGTGGAGCTCATTGACAAAGATGGCGGTGCAAAAGATATTTTAAAAGCGCTAAAAGCTAGGCGAATAGTGGGAATTTTAGTCGATCAAAATACCGCTCCAAAAGATGGCATAAAGGTGAAATTTTTTGACAAGGATGTGCTTCACACACCAGCTGCAAGCGTGTTAGCTCAAAAAACAAACGCACTAATAATTAATGCATTTATCTATCAAAAAGATGAAAATATAAGTGAAATTTGCTTTTCGCCAGCCATTGATATAAATAAATTTGACAAAGAAGAGGCGGTGCAAAAAGTAACGCAAATGCAGTGCAGCGCGTGCGAAGAGGTGGTTAGAGCAAGGCCTGAGGAGTACTTTTGGTTTCACCAAAGATTTAAGAGATTTTACGAAAAAGAGTATGAATGCTAA